A single window of Watersipora subatra chromosome 9, tzWatSuba1.1, whole genome shotgun sequence DNA harbors:
- the LOC137405206 gene encoding uncharacterized protein, with protein MASSSKKRILVETMEEVEKAIKDLKEHSLLSVDCEGVNLGRDGELCLLQVATSSKIYLFDIVALKEMAFSAGLKDILESSTITKLFYDCREDCNALKYQYNVEVKGCESLGNQKEKMHKAFTADSSLWKKRPISDELLTYAATGAYRKGSPYFRTARLPERIIPEVSRVGSRLNIKPFPDTGDICKSCNWKTIVRPDGQCMRCYLIDHPVEFEIHYQQLL; from the exons ATGGCGAGTTCTTCCAAAAAGCGCATCCTGGTCGAGACAATGGAGGAAGTAGAAAAAGCAATCAAAGACCTCAAAGAACATAGTCTACTGAGTGTTGATTGTGAAGGAGTAAATTTAGGGCGTGATGGGGAGTTGTGCCTTTTGCAAGTTGCTACATCTTCAAAGATTTATCTATTCGACATCGTGGCTCTGAAAGAGATGGCATTCAGTGCAG GTCTGAAGGACATTCTAGAAAGTTCTACTATAACCAAGCTCTTTTATGACTGCAGAGAGGATTGCAATGCCTTGAAATATCAATACAATGTGGAGGTCAAAG GGTGTGAATCTTTAGGCAATCAGAAAGAGAAAATGCACAAAGCGTTTACTGCCGATAGTTCTCTTTGGAAAAAAAGACCCATTAGCGATGAACTCTTGACCTATGCTGCTACAG GTGCGTATCGTAAAGGAAGTCCGTACTTCCGTACAGCCAGACTCCCTGAGAGGATAATTCCTGAAGTTTCTAGAGTAGGATCCAGGCTTAATATTAAACCTTTTCCCGACACTGGTGACATCTGCAAAAGCTGTAACTGGAAGACAATCGTCAGGCCAGATGGACAATGCATGCGATGCTATCTTATTGACCATCCTGTTGAGTTTGAGATTCATTATCAACAATTGCTTTAG
- the LOC137405208 gene encoding piRNA biogenesis protein EXD1-like: MADYILVDTVDKARDTIHALQSRQQLSVDCEGVSLGRTGELCLLQIAIPQRVYLFDIFVLREKVFDIGLREILERESCVKLFYDCREDCSALKHQYNVEVKGIEDIQLLALLNMKLSGKRWQFVSGLQKCMSYHLGDCGFSGAEKARVHTALDNDKGLWRQRPISQDLLRYAAKDVMYLPNLKDKILSRISVAPRSSVLDTIRYASKRYADFMINNEGPEDSPYIGTARLPERIIPNMVRRGGVISYTPFEDTSVKCRSCFWYTGTTRSDGQCNRCYDLYVEKLRAAR, from the exons ATGGCTGACTATATTTTGGTCGACACCGTTGATAAGGCTAGAGATACCATACATGCGCTTCAGTCGCGTCAACAACTAAGCGTCGACTGTGAAGGAGTGAGCCTTGGACGCACCGGCGAGTTGTGTCTTCTGCAGATTGCCATTCCTCAAAGAGTATATCTTTTTGATATATTCGTGTTGCGTGAAAAGGTGTTTGATATTG GTCTCAGAGAAATATTGGAAAGAGAGAGCTGTGTAAAACTATTTTATGACTGCAGAGAAGACTGCAGTGCCCTCAAGCATCAATACAATGTAGAGGTCAAAG GAATAGAAGACATCCAACTTCTCGCTCTCTTGAACATGAAGTTGAGTGGAAAGAGATGGCAGTTTGTGAGTGGACTGCAGAAATGCATGTCATACCATCTTGGAG ATTGTGGTTTCTCTGGTGCTGAGAAAGCGAGAGTTCACACAGCATTGGACAATGATAAAGGTCTTTGGAGGCAGAGACCAATAAGCCAAGATCTTTTGCGCTACGCTGCCAAAG ATGTGATGTATTTGCCAAACCTGAAAGACAAGATATTGTCCAGGATCAGTGTTGCACCTCGGTCTAGCGTGCTCGATACCATTCGATATGCTTCCAAACGCTATGCAGACTTTATGATAAACAACG AAGGACCAGAAGACAGCCCATACATAGGAACAGCACGGCTACCAGAAAGGATTATACCTAACATGGTGAGACGAGGAGGCGTAATCTCTTACACGCCCTTTGAAGACACCAGTGTGAAATGCCGAAGTTGTTTCTGGTACACAGGAACGACAAGGTCTGATGGGCAGTGCAACCGTTGCTATGACCTCTACGTAGAAAAGCTTCGGGCCGCTAGATGA
- the LOC137405209 gene encoding octapeptide-repeat protein T2-like translates to MESEKETERGRETERKRDGEKKRNGEIEKRERETESERRRARKRRKEGERRRERDGEKKRNGEIEKRERERDGERETESAKERDEKRERRREKE, encoded by the coding sequence atggagagcgAGAAAGAGacggaaagagggagagagacggagagaaagagagacggagagaaaaagagaaatggAGAgatagagaagagagagagagagacggagagcGAGAGACGGAGAGCGCGAAAGAGacggaaagagggagagagacggagagagagagacggagagaaaaagagaaatggAGAgatagagaagagagagagagagagagacggagagcGAGAGACGGAGAGTGCAAAAGAGAGAGACGAAAagagagagagacggagagagaaagagtga